In Amia ocellicauda isolate fAmiCal2 chromosome 7, fAmiCal2.hap1, whole genome shotgun sequence, the genomic window CCTGGAGATAACTGCTTTACGctgtgatttaaatatattgagAAACTACAAGAAAACTGTCAAATAACTATCTTGGCTGAGCAATGACCCTGCTGTGCTTATTTAGTAGCAGCAGagttaacataaaaaaaacatctcatCACAGCTTCCTCTCCAGGCTAAGAAACTAATCAGCTTAAGAGAGAGTTATGGGACAGAAGCAGCAGAACCACCATCGGCTCCATGCCCAGGCTGCTCTCCCTCGGGGGCTGTCAGGGGGCCGTGCGGCGGTAGGTGATGTGCAGGTGCCGAGACAAGGGCTGGTTTTCTGTTGACATAAATACAGTCTGCTCCAGCTTGCCGTCCTTCAGTCTGAAAGTCCTGGAGATCTGAGAACACAAGCACCACAGCATGAAGAAATGAACATCTTATTCTGATAGTTTTCctttaaactttattttcttattaaagAAAGTTATGTGAATAAAGGGTGGCCCATCCAGTTAGAATTTTGGTCTGACATTTGGTTCACATTCATAGCATATACTTCCATTTCAGCCCTGTCAGTGAATTCATGAGCATTCCTGTGAATCTGAGTGGTGTGCTTTCACAGCCTTCACCGAGTCAGCTCTGACTCCTCCTACCAGGCTTTGGGTCTCATCTTGCACGTCTGCTACTCAGTGAAAACACTAGGTATACATTGGGAACCTCGGAAGCTGCTGTCAGCATGCCCTGACCCTTACCTGCTGGACATAAGGTTCCTTGGCAAAGGAGATTCTGGCCACAGCCCTGGACTGCAGAGTCAGCTCCAGACCGTTGAGCTCCCCTTCTTCTATCTCCACCAgacctggacacacacacacaaacgccgGGTCAATATTTTCAATAGCACTTTTACTGAACTAACAGCCTAATCTTATCATAAATTAAACACATAAAACATGGCTGGTTTCACAAACCTCGATTAGCACTCTAGGATTACTCTAACAAAAATATCTttgggtagtccatgactaaTGTTAATCTGGGTCCATAATTTAACCAGCCCATAGAGTAACTGTGCTAGGGTATATATTCCAACACTGGCTAATACAATGTCAATCTACAGCTGGCTGTACAAAATCAGTGGGCATTTTACTAAAAAGCTTCTCCAAGTTCTGTTCTACGCATGAAGAGCATTTGTTTACCTGTGTTCTGAGCATTTATGAAGGCAACGTTTTGTGTGCCAGGCTCCATCCTGATGAAGCCACACTCCCTGTGCATTGGTTTCTTAGTATCAGGATGGAAAGCGTTGAACCTGTGAAGGGCCGAACATCTTTATCACTTCAAAAGACAATAACATGTTTTGAATGCTTCTGAATACACCGATTCTGTCTGGCTAGATCGTGCTGTATACTTACATGAAGTTGAGCACTGGCTGCCCCACATGATAGAAGTGCAGTGTCTCTGTGTAGTTAAAGGGCCGGATAGAGGGGAAGGAGCCTTGTCCTAGCCCATCAGACTCCCAGGACCCCACCAGCCATTCCAGGGGCTTCACTGCAGGGTTCAGGGGAGCGTCTGCTAACACAGAGGAGTACAGTGTTGAACTCACACAGTTGCAGCCCGGATGCATAATCTCAACTGTGTTCGGGAAGCACTTGTAAATGACAATCATTGAAAACTACCTGAACCTTTAGTTTAATATCCATTTGAATAGAAAATGGTGTATAGTTACTCCCAGGAAGCCTTGTGCTTATGCAATGCACCTCAGGCGGCTGTGGACCTTGTCGCAAGATCATCCTGGACGCCCAATTCAAATACAGGTTTGTTTAGAAAGACAAATGCAACCTCTATCAAACGCAGtaatacatgaatatatgcCAGACGTGTTCAACGGAGAACTGCACTACAGTATATCACCCCGTCTTAATTAACCGTAACACAAGTATAGTATATTATACAATCGATTTACGATAAGCATAAAAGGAGAACGAAACTGCTACCAACCGCTTTCAAAACTACAGTAACGACTAATGATATTAGATCTACACAACGACTCTGCGGTTTATTTCAAATACACGAATCCAGCTTGCACAAAAACATATCCAACACCAAGAAAGAAACTTcagaaatatacacatttctgtgtttttccacATAAAAGAGGCTTCTAGATTACCTGTATGTTGAATGGGACAAGACATAGCTCCTTGATTACAGAATAGTTTTAAACAAAAGGTATATATTTCTGATTTATCTTCGTCTACAGCTTAACTACACGATAAAACCTGTTAAGACCAGTGAAGCAGGTCGTATTAAATATACGCCCCTTTCGCGGTGCATCTTGGGGGATGTAGTCTTTAGGTACTTTCGAAGCTGAATGGATTTAATGTGTAATTAAGCTgactaaacattttcaaaaaatagttttatattttgcacatattattttaatcacGCGTAATCTCTACTTAGTGTGAATATTATTATGTGTAAATATGCAGAATCATTAACTGATATGGAAACAGAAGGAAAAATGGAATTGAGAAACATGAGAATTACATTGAAATATTCATGACATTACTATCAATTCATACAGCCAATATGGCTTTAATACACAGAGCTCTCCAGAAATTCAGAGATAGAAATTAGAAGCATCATTAATCCAAAGAGATCCAAAGATGAAAAAGAAAGATGGCACTGGGGTTCACCAGCTCATTCCACTCTACTCAGCCATGTTCACCCAACCGAGTTCTCGCTGACCTTTCAGGAGTTGTAGCCGGGCCCTCTGCAGCACTTTGCTCTTCTTCAGACGCAGCAGGGCGTGGAGGGATCTGGTTCTCTTGCGCAGTTGCCGTCGTCGGCTCAGGCCCCTGCATGGCTTGGGCAGCTGGCATCCGGAGGGTGGGGAGGTAGGGGCGACAGCTGTGGTTGGGGCACTGCAGTCGCTAGCCTCCCGGGGTGGCATGGGGTGGGAGTCTAGGCTGGGAGGGGAGTTTGTGTGAGAGGGGGGTGTCCTGGCTTCTTCCTCCTTCCTCTGCTCGCATCTGCGCTGGCGGGCCCTGGTGTCCCGTTCCTGCCGGGAGGTGCTGCTGTAAGAGTGCAGGGTGTCAATGAAGGTGCAGGAGGAGGGGGTGAAGACGTCATCCCCACTGTCCAAGGACCACTCTCCAACAGCCTGCTGCTGAGGCGTTGGGGGTGGGGGCAATCTACGCAGATCCAGGGCTGCATCTTGGGCTCTTCTGGGTTCACTGTTACTTGGGGGGATGCTCCTCAAACTCTTGGAAGCCCCCTTCAGGCAAGGATCCTCAGAAAGTGTCCTGTCCTCTGCCCCCACATCTTGCTGCTCCTCTTCCGGAGCCCCTGAGGAAGTGCTCAGTACTTTCTTGCGTACGTTGCCCGCTGTGCTCTTCGCTTTGTGGCTAAAATCGAAGATGCTGGGCACAGCGGTGGCCTTGAGTTGGCGGTGCTGGTCCTCGTAGCGCCGCTGGAAGCAGTCTTGACTGAAGTGCTTGCTACACAGGAAGGAGTACTTGTTGGGCGTCCAGCTCTCGCGCCGCACTGCCCTTTTCCACTTAGCCAGCCGCCGGGCATTGTTGATGGGAAACCTGAAAGCATGCAAATAAGGGAGGCACAAAAATTGCATGGACTAGATCATTAATCATTGTATTGAATGTGCAACTAAACTTTTTTCAAGGATTTCAAAGCATTTCATGTGGTCCTTAACTACATTAAGTAATTTGTAgccaatacagtacaatacaatacttCTCCTGAagcataaatataatttatttgataAGTCACTCACTCTGTCCCTGTCAAAAGACACGTTCTAACCATCATTATAGCATTTCCgttatatttaatttcagttcacattttaaaatcattttttttaacaaataataatcattataataataataataataataataataataataataataataataataataataatgattccACCAAATACTTTATTTACGTTGTATCTGTAAGAATAGAACGTTTTCTTAAGAAAGACGTAAagattctttctttctctttctctttctctttcttccttACAAAAGCAATACCACCATCTGCTGTCTGGAATCCCATTAATCCACAGGACCTTCAGGCTGCAAGTTAAGCTCCACTCTTCTACCAGTGCGATCCGTCCGCGCTTGGAACTTGTTGCAGACACTATACCAGACTAACTATAAAAGTATCATCCAGAACAATCGACAATTAATCGAGTCATGTCATTAGCTTTAATCAATAAAGTCAGCGCTTTCCTGACTCGATTCGATTTCTGATTTCGGGTGCAGGGTACGCAGTCTGTGTTGTGTCCAGACTACACTGACCTTACCTATGAAATGATATCTCGGTTTTATCCACCTTCCCTTGTCGGTTGGTGCAGTTAACGGCTGCGCACGAAATCACCATCTCTGTAATATTTCCAGACAATGCTTAAGTATTTATACAAATTTGTGGAGTAAAAATACGTAACACATTACTGTAAACTCCGAGTCCGTACATCAAAATGGCGGAGCTCAGCTTCCTGACGATTGTCAACTGTGTTTTCTTGAGCACGATGACGTACAACACAATGGCGTCCTCCCAGGACGAATACGTGTATCATCACCATAATGATTTTGAACACctttatattaatttgtatgTACGAAAAATGTGATGCTGATATGTAAAACGTACTAAATCAAACTGAAAATGTTATCTGATTGTAGAATGCAATCAATTACCCAAATTAAATACtaatctgaaatatatatatatatatatatatatatataaagtaatttaaaacCTTGAATGAGATTAATATGCATAACATAGGCTACAcaacaaggaaggaaaaaaaaatatatatgaggcCTATATACAATGGCGTAATGCGATTGTGGTATGCCATTTCAATTGTTAATTTTATGTCAAACCTATCtagaaacatttcagtaaatacGATTCCTCTTAGATGATCCCTCGGCACTATAGCTACACAGTATGCAATTTAGTGACAGCCCCTTAATCAGCGCATGCGCGTCACCGATTGTGTACCTGGCATAGCCTGTCTGTTGCACGTTGTTTGCAAGGCAGCATACAGTAATATGCATGTAATGTACAGTACATATGCATTTTACTTGATCTTGCTTATTCGATGGCAGCATATATATTgtggcgtttttttttttatttaatcctacATTATTGGGGTAATGTTCTGTTTTTAATCAGTAGCAAAATTACTACtttagtaaaaaaataataatagtaaagctattaaatgtttttgtgtaattggTGTGTACATCATACATGTCAaacattttacttttggtactttaTTATTAAAGTCTTCAGGTGCTTTCATGCGTTTCAATTCCTAAGCTTAAGTTAGCAGAGAGGGCAAAAAAGTTAGATCTTGTAAAACTACATACTACAGGTACAGTTGCCTCCAGAATTATTCACATCCTTCATAGACTACAGTGGGTTTTGGCGACATAAATGCAGGTGCACATTCGGTATTTGTTGCAATAAATGAATAACAACAGTACTATTTTCTATTTATGTCAATatatcaaaaatgtatttctccaACATACTTGAATATTTGTTAAAAACTAGGTTCAAAATTATTTATACCATAAACATTCCAATCCAATAAACTttggatttaaatgtttttgcgaTATCTAATACTGATCGTCTCAGGGTTTTATATTTGCATGTGTTTATCCAAAAAATGTAAACTCACTGTacactttttgttgttgctaaAACCAACTTTTTGCTATATTGAATCTGGATTACAATTAGTTCAATATGATATGCAAGGATACAGAGTGGCATATTGAAGTTTTTAAAAACAGTGAAGTATGAATAGTAGCAGCCCCAGTGAGGTTAAGAAAGGTAGGAGGTGGTGATTATTGTTTAGGGTGTTTAACAAGGGTGacacagagaaaaaataaaataaacagaaatagtACAACAAGACCAAATAAATGCTTTACTAATACTTTCAAGTGGGACTGAAAAACTCAGCTGCAATAATATTGATTTACCTGATTAATCTTATAAGTATGTTCTTATAAGTATGCACACCATTTTTAAGGACTTTTCTTTCTAATCAGAAATAGACAGGTCAAAAGATCAACTGGCAAGAGGTGAATATATATGAATGCATCCCACTCAACCAGTTTTAGATGCCTACCCTTAATTACTCTTTGTTTGGAGTCAAGCGAAGATGCTTTAACAGTGGCTCgaatacaaaaacaatgtagcaatattattgaatatatatatgtagagcagtacattaaagtacacgtacattaaaaaaatcttgGGATACCCTATAGGTGtagttaaatcaaaacattataACAAGACTGTTCCAAAATTAACTGGAACCAAATGTTTGATTAAAAAAGACAGGCGTACAATTGTGTTATTTTCGCCTCTGTAAGGTAAGTAACTCCTATTTGTTATGTAACTTTCTCTCCTATTAAAGATAATTAATTGTAAGCCAGTCTCCTGCTCTTCTGATACCAGCTGGTATCAAGCATTTTAATGCAGTTGTCAAAATTACCTTTAAAAATGGTCTTATAGTATATGTAATCCTACACGTATTTACAAAATTAAGATAGGAAATAGGACAAATAATAGGACAAATTGTTTCTTATCCATCATCATTTATATTAACTTTCTGAAATAATGGTGATTGGGATATTATTCCGATCAGATGGGAATTATGGATACTATGAATAATGGATGTTCTACAGTACATGAAGAGTGCAGCACACTTTCAacgattttttattttatttataagagAGCCACGTTGGAAATTTCAGTATCTCCAATGTGCGCAAACGTTTCACATATTGTCTTTGTTCTGGACACATTCAAGTTTAAATTGTGCAATGCTTCATTCTATATAAGTActaggaaaataaatgttaattaaaaatagtGGATTGACTGATATGTACAGTAAGCATTAGCACAAGCTTTGTCTCAGGGAGCGACTTGTTACTTGTTTCTTCGCTCACCTTTCTATTCAGTCGAagtgcacacatttatttaaacaagtTGGATATTTATCCATGAAAGAAATGGGTTAAATATTGTATGAATAAATGTGCGTACTTAGACAGAATAAGAAACCTACTTCTGTACATGAATCCCCTCCCGTTCTGCGGTGACTGTCATCCAGACTTCCTGTTTACCACAGATCGCCATCTTCCACAAGTCCCTCCCCAGTCTGCTTATTGGACGACTCTTCCCAGGGTCTAGGATGCCTGGCGTTTGTATTGGATAAAGCGGCACAAATGCCACGCATAACAAGGTCGCCATTGGACAGCGCACGGCAAGCCACGCCCCCTGTGACCCGACTGTCCAATCGGTGCGGAGGTTGGATGCCCATTGGTCGCATGATGTCTGTCTCGCCCAACAAGATAGGGTGAGTCGTTGACGGGATGGATGCAGGTAAGGGAGACTCCAAGGAAAACAAGAATTACATAGCGTTTTTGTGTCAAACGTTAAATAAACCCTCGCCTATTTCATTTCGTTTGTTTCAACATGCCTGGCGAATTGGTTTGAAAGTGTGCTTCCTTTAATGACAGGTCCATTCGCTGGTCATTTTAAATCCATAATGATTTTTCAGTTATTTGTCTAACCGTATATGTCGCTTGTTTGTCTGATGTGGGGCATATATGTGGATTAcgtattttatacatatatatataaaatatgaaggCCAGTGACGACATCTGTCCTTGCCAGCACAGGTGTGTCCCCCATGTCTCTGTCTGCCACATCACTACATTTCAGGTCAAGTGATGCACGTCAACGTAATGTCATGTATGTACAGCGATCCTAAGGACTTGTGTCTTCATACGTATTTCTGTCCATCAGGCGTGTCAAGTTTACAGCCCTTTGTCTAATGCGACGATTATGCTACGATTATACATGCTTAAAAATGCGTATTTCTTCTTCAAAGTCGACAACGGGTACACTCGGTGTCAGATTTCTGATTGATCTTATatggttattttgtatttggcaATTATGACGTGGAAATAAGTAACACAAAACGAAACACGCATGTCTGTATATGATTACTCCCGTAAGCATCCTTGTTCTTTGATGTACTTTTAGAGGTTGTAGCTATTCAGGACAAGGATAATAGACCTTCCCACACTTGTGGAGAGAGTAAGTGTAAAATAGTGTGGATCTAGAGCCAGATCAGGCTGACAAaacttgttatttttaaatggacGAGTGAATGAGCGATCATTATATAGGTTGATCCAGCAGTGTACAGATTACAACAGACCCAGACAATAGATTGGCATGAATTGACTGGAATGACAGTCAATATGTCGTCTGCTAAAAAGTAGATGGCTTTATTGATATGATACATGTGAGGGTAAAGCATAAACTGATATTGACATGTTGCTGTTTTcccacattattttattttct contains:
- the thap4 gene encoding peroxynitrite isomerase THAP4 isoform X2, which gives rise to MVISCAAVNCTNRQGKVDKTEISFHRFPINNARRLAKWKRAVRRESWTPNKYSFLCSKHFSQDCFQRRYEDQHRQLKATAVPSIFDFSHKAKSTAGNVRKKVLSTSSGAPEEEQQDVGAEDRTLSEDPCLKGASKSLRSIPPSNSEPRRAQDAALDLRRLPPPPTPQQQAVGEWSLDSGDDVFTPSSCTFIDTLHSYSSTSRQERDTRARQRRCEQRKEEEARTPPSHTNSPPSLDSHPMPPREASDCSAPTTAVAPTSPPSGCQLPKPCRGLSRRRQLRKRTRSLHALLRLKKSKVLQRARLQLLKDAPLNPAVKPLEWLVGSWESDGLGQGSFPSIRPFNYTETLHFYHVGQPVLNFMFNAFHPDTKKPMHRECGFIRMEPGTQNVAFINAQNTGLVEIEEGELNGLELTLQSRAVARISFAKEPYVQQISRTFRLKDGKLEQTVFMSTENQPLSRHLHITYRRTAP
- the thap4 gene encoding peroxynitrite isomerase THAP4 isoform X1; the protein is MVISCAAVNCTNRQGKVDKTEISFHRFPINNARRLAKWKRAVRRESWTPNKYSFLCSKHFSQDCFQRRYEDQHRQLKATAVPSIFDFSHKAKSTAGNVRKKVLSTSSGAPEEEQQDVGAEDRTLSEDPCLKGASKSLRSIPPSNSEPRRAQDAALDLRRLPPPPTPQQQAVGEWSLDSGDDVFTPSSCTFIDTLHSYSSTSRQERDTRARQRRCEQRKEEEARTPPSHTNSPPSLDSHPMPPREASDCSAPTTAVAPTSPPSGCQLPKPCRGLSRRRQLRKRTRSLHALLRLKKSKVLQRARLQLLKADAPLNPAVKPLEWLVGSWESDGLGQGSFPSIRPFNYTETLHFYHVGQPVLNFMFNAFHPDTKKPMHRECGFIRMEPGTQNVAFINAQNTGLVEIEEGELNGLELTLQSRAVARISFAKEPYVQQISRTFRLKDGKLEQTVFMSTENQPLSRHLHITYRRTAP
- the thap4 gene encoding peroxynitrite isomerase THAP4 isoform X4, whose protein sequence is MSCPIQHTDAPLNPAVKPLEWLVGSWESDGLGQGSFPSIRPFNYTETLHFYHVGQPVLNFMFNAFHPDTKKPMHRECGFIRMEPGTQNVAFINAQNTGLVEIEEGELNGLELTLQSRAVARISFAKEPYVQQISRTFRLKDGKLEQTVFMSTENQPLSRHLHITYRRTAP
- the thap4 gene encoding peroxynitrite isomerase THAP4 isoform X3; this translates as MSCPIQHTADAPLNPAVKPLEWLVGSWESDGLGQGSFPSIRPFNYTETLHFYHVGQPVLNFMFNAFHPDTKKPMHRECGFIRMEPGTQNVAFINAQNTGLVEIEEGELNGLELTLQSRAVARISFAKEPYVQQISRTFRLKDGKLEQTVFMSTENQPLSRHLHITYRRTAP